Within Mycobacterium heckeshornense, the genomic segment ACCAGACCGCGGGCATCGCCGGTGCGCTCGACTTCTTCGAGCATGGGCAGCACCCGGGCCGGTGCACCGCCATGCAGCGGGCCGCTCATCGCCCCGATCGCCCCAGACAGCGCGGCGGCCACGTCTGCGCCGGTGGATGCGATCACCCGTGCGGTGAACGTCGACGCGTTCATGCCATGCTCGGCGGCTGATACCCAGTAGGCGTCGACGGCCTCGATGTGGCGCGGGTCGGGCTCGCCTTGCCAACGCGTCATGAAACGTGCTGTGATCGTGGGACATTCGTCGATGATTCGTTGCGGAACTGCGGGCTGGTAGATGCCGCGCGCCGACTGGGCGACATAGGACAGCGCCATCACCGAGGCGCGGGCCAGCTGCTCTCGCGCGGTGATGTCGTCGATGTCGAGCAGCGGCTGGTATCCCCAAATGGGCGCCAACATCGCCAACCCCGCCTGCACATCGACCCGCACATCGCCGCTGTGGATCGGCAGGGGGAACGGTTCGGCCGGCGGCAGGCCATGGCCGAATTTGCCGTCCACCAGTAGTGCCCAGACATCGCCGAAGGTGACCTGCCGGCTCACCAGGTCCTCGATGTCGACGCCGCGATAGCGCAGCGCGCCCCCGTCCTTGTCCGGTTCGGCGATCTCGGTGGTGAACGCGACCACACCGTCGAGGCCGGCGACGAAATTCTCCGGGACCACAGTCATGGCGCCGATTCTCTCATTCCGCCCAACCACCGCCGCTACCGGTCGGTAAGGAGGAGCGGGAGTAGCGTGGGCGCGATGGCAGGTCCTGACAGCGAACACTTGGCGGCGATGCGGGTTGAGTACAGCGCCGAAAAAGACGGATGCCCCGACCTCGACGCGGATTGGCTCGACGACGGGTGGGTTGCGTTGTTCCGCAAGTGGATCGGTGACGCCGAACGCGCCGGGATCGCCGAGCCTAACGCCATGGTATTGGCCACTGTGGACGCCGGGCGGCCGGTCACCCGCTCGGTGCTGTGCAAAGACGTCGATGAGGGCGGGATCACCTTCTTCACCAACTACGACTCCGCCAAGGGTGCCGAGCTCGCGGCCACCCCGTACGCGTCGGCGACCTTTCCCTGGTACCAGCTGGGTCGGCAATTCCACATCCGCGGCCCGGTGACCAAGGTCGATCCGCGGGTCACCGAGGACTACTGGTCCAAGCGGCCACGCGGCTCGCAGCTGGGTGCGTGGGCGTCGCAGCAGTCTCACCCGATCGCCTCCCGGGCGGCATTGCTGGCTCGACTCGCCGAGGTGAGCGCGCGTTTTGCCGACGTCGAGCGCATCCCGGTCCCGCCGAACTGGGGCGGGTATCGCATCGCACCCGAGGTGGTCGAGTTCTGGCAAGGCCGGGAAAACCGGCTCCACAACCGGATTCGCGTCATCGGCGGCCGGGTCGAGCGCCTGCAGCCCTGACCCCGGGGCGGTGCGCGCCGCGAGCGAGGCAGGTTGGTCG encodes:
- the pdxH gene encoding pyridoxamine 5'-phosphate oxidase, with translation MAGPDSEHLAAMRVEYSAEKDGCPDLDADWLDDGWVALFRKWIGDAERAGIAEPNAMVLATVDAGRPVTRSVLCKDVDEGGITFFTNYDSAKGAELAATPYASATFPWYQLGRQFHIRGPVTKVDPRVTEDYWSKRPRGSQLGAWASQQSHPIASRAALLARLAEVSARFADVERIPVPPNWGGYRIAPEVVEFWQGRENRLHNRIRVIGGRVERLQP
- a CDS encoding citrate synthase 2, whose protein sequence is MTVVPENFVAGLDGVVAFTTEIAEPDKDGGALRYRGVDIEDLVSRQVTFGDVWALLVDGKFGHGLPPAEPFPLPIHSGDVRVDVQAGLAMLAPIWGYQPLLDIDDITAREQLARASVMALSYVAQSARGIYQPAVPQRIIDECPTITARFMTRWQGEPDPRHIEAVDAYWVSAAEHGMNASTFTARVIASTGADVAAALSGAIGAMSGPLHGGAPARVLPMLEEVERTGDARGLVKGILDRGEKLMGFGHRVYRAEDPRARVLRATAKRLGAPRYEVALAVEQAALAELRERRPDRAIETNVEFWAAVVLDFARVPAKMMPAMFTCGRTAGWCAHILEQKQLGKLVRPSAIYVGPGPRSPESVEGWDQIQKG